The Terracoccus luteus genome includes a region encoding these proteins:
- a CDS encoding xanthine dehydrogenase family protein molybdopterin-binding subunit has protein sequence MTITDDRPDTATDGPGNEVGKARRRKEDQRLITGRTRWTDNITLPGMLHLAMVRSPFAHATIRSIDTSEAKTASGVVDVVTGADIKDVQGVNANAWPITPDQVTPTHLPVAVERVACAGEIVAVVVARSAAEARDAAELVDVDYDELPAVLDLKEAANDTVLAHPDLGTNKSAFWQLDSAEQGSGGDVEAAIAEARTDGVVIEREFRQQRLIPAFMEPRSVVVDPTGEQMTVWSSTQIPHILRFLVAATMGIPESKVRVIAPDVGGGFGGKLQTTPEEFATIAISRRLGKPCKYTETRSESLLSGHHGRDQWQKLTLSAKKDGTVTGLKVDLLADMGAYVAIVGGGVPVLGAWMFNSIYKFPAYQFNCQTVLTNKTWVDAYRGAGRPEATFGIERMMDELAAELGRDPLEVREQNWIRHDEFPFTTVAGMTYDSGNYEAATEKAKQLFGYDELRAEQKRRRESNDPVQLGIGVSTFTEMCGLAPSRVLGQLNYGAGGWEHASIRMLATGKVEVITGVSPHGQGHETAWSQIVADRLGVPFDDVEVLHGDTQIAPRGLDTYGSRSLVVGAEAVVRAADKVIEKAKVFAAHLLEASEDDLEFKAGRFEVKGTDKGVGIAEIALATFAAHNLPDGAEPSIDADATYDPVAFSFPHGTHLCAMEVDTETGASSMRSYVCVDDIGTIVNPLIVEGQVHGGLVQGIAQALWEGAEYDEQGTLVTGSFVDYTLPTSADTISFVTDHTVSPSTTNTLGTKGVGEAGTIASTPAVVNAIVDAVRSFGIDDITMPCTPERVWKAIQAGKRPPVEGERDAQPHFDEGLPNQDDPGTSPATGSTASGSVSGSGSDSTEGGAR, from the coding sequence ATGACCATCACCGACGACCGCCCCGACACCGCGACCGACGGCCCCGGGAATGAGGTCGGCAAGGCGCGCCGCCGCAAGGAGGACCAGCGTCTCATCACCGGTCGCACGCGCTGGACCGACAACATCACCCTGCCGGGCATGCTGCACCTCGCCATGGTGCGAAGCCCCTTCGCACACGCGACGATCCGCTCGATCGACACGTCCGAGGCGAAGACGGCATCCGGTGTCGTCGACGTCGTGACCGGGGCCGACATCAAGGACGTCCAGGGCGTCAACGCCAACGCCTGGCCGATCACCCCCGACCAGGTCACGCCGACGCACCTGCCGGTCGCGGTCGAGCGGGTCGCCTGCGCCGGTGAGATCGTCGCCGTCGTCGTGGCCCGCAGCGCCGCCGAGGCCCGTGACGCCGCCGAGCTGGTCGACGTCGACTACGACGAGCTGCCGGCCGTGCTCGACCTCAAGGAGGCCGCGAACGACACGGTGCTCGCCCACCCCGACCTCGGCACGAACAAGTCGGCGTTCTGGCAGCTCGACTCGGCCGAGCAGGGCTCGGGCGGCGACGTCGAGGCCGCCATCGCGGAGGCCCGCACCGACGGGGTCGTCATCGAGCGAGAGTTCCGCCAGCAGCGCCTCATCCCCGCCTTCATGGAGCCGCGGTCGGTCGTCGTCGACCCGACCGGCGAGCAGATGACGGTGTGGTCGTCCACGCAGATCCCGCACATCCTGCGGTTCCTCGTGGCCGCGACGATGGGCATTCCCGAGTCGAAGGTGCGCGTCATCGCGCCCGACGTGGGCGGCGGGTTCGGCGGCAAGCTGCAGACGACGCCGGAGGAGTTCGCGACCATCGCGATCTCGCGCCGGCTCGGCAAGCCGTGCAAGTACACGGAGACGCGGTCGGAGTCGCTGCTCAGCGGGCACCACGGCCGCGACCAGTGGCAGAAGCTGACCCTCTCGGCGAAGAAGGACGGCACCGTCACCGGTCTCAAGGTCGACCTGCTCGCCGACATGGGCGCCTACGTCGCCATCGTCGGTGGCGGCGTCCCGGTGCTGGGCGCGTGGATGTTCAACTCGATCTACAAGTTCCCCGCGTACCAGTTCAACTGCCAGACGGTGCTGACGAACAAGACGTGGGTCGACGCCTACCGCGGGGCCGGCCGCCCCGAGGCGACGTTCGGCATCGAGCGGATGATGGACGAGCTCGCCGCCGAGCTGGGGCGCGACCCGCTCGAGGTGCGCGAGCAGAACTGGATCCGCCACGACGAGTTCCCCTTCACCACGGTGGCCGGGATGACCTACGACTCGGGCAACTACGAGGCCGCGACCGAGAAGGCCAAGCAGCTCTTCGGCTACGACGAGCTGCGCGCCGAGCAGAAGCGGCGCCGCGAGAGCAACGACCCGGTGCAGCTCGGCATCGGCGTCTCGACCTTCACCGAGATGTGCGGGCTCGCCCCGTCACGCGTGCTCGGCCAGCTGAACTACGGCGCCGGCGGGTGGGAGCACGCGAGCATCCGCATGCTCGCCACGGGCAAGGTCGAGGTCATCACCGGCGTCTCACCGCACGGGCAGGGCCACGAGACGGCCTGGAGCCAGATCGTCGCCGACCGGCTCGGGGTTCCCTTCGACGACGTCGAGGTGCTGCACGGCGACACGCAGATCGCGCCGCGCGGTCTCGACACCTACGGCTCGCGCTCGCTCGTCGTCGGGGCCGAGGCGGTCGTGCGCGCCGCGGACAAGGTGATCGAGAAGGCCAAGGTCTTCGCCGCCCACCTGCTCGAGGCGAGCGAGGACGACCTCGAGTTCAAGGCCGGTCGCTTCGAGGTCAAGGGCACCGACAAGGGCGTCGGCATCGCCGAGATCGCCCTCGCCACCTTCGCGGCCCACAACCTGCCCGACGGGGCCGAGCCGAGCATCGACGCCGACGCGACGTACGACCCGGTCGCGTTCAGCTTCCCGCACGGCACCCACCTGTGCGCGATGGAGGTCGACACCGAGACCGGCGCCTCGAGCATGCGCTCGTACGTCTGCGTCGACGACATCGGCACCATCGTCAACCCCCTCATCGTCGAGGGGCAGGTGCACGGCGGCCTCGTCCAGGGCATCGCCCAGGCGCTGTGGGAGGGGGCCGAGTACGACGAGCAGGGCACCCTCGTCACCGGCTCGTTCGTCGACTACACCCTGCCGACGTCGGCCGACACCATCAGCTTCGTCACCGACCACACGGTCTCGCCGTCGACGACGAACACGTTGGGCACCAAGGGAGTCGGCGAGGCCGGCACCATCGCCTCGACGCCGGCGGTCGTCAACGCCATCGTCGACGCGGTGCGCTCGTTCGGCATCGACGACATCACGATGCCGTGCACGCCCGAGCGCGTGTGGAAGGCCATCCAGGCCGGCAAGCGACCCCCGGTGGAGGGCGAGCGCGACGCGCAGCCGCACTTCGACGAGGGCCTGCCCAACCAGGACGACCCCGGCACGTCACCTGCGACCGGCTCCACGGCATCCGGCTCGGTCTCCGGCTCCGGCTCCGACTCCACGGAAGGTGGTGCGCGGTGA
- a CDS encoding (2Fe-2S)-binding protein, with the protein MTRISVTVDGVKYTDEVEPRTLLVHHLRERLGKTGTVVGCDTSNCGACTVHLDGISVKSCNVLAVQADGHEVTTIEGLAKGGELHPVQQAFHECHALQCGYCTPGMIMQTCSLLSENPDPSESEIREGLEGNLCRCTGYHNIVKAVQQAAKAGSGASSQGTDAGGSGVADGSPAETAEAEQTVGATA; encoded by the coding sequence ATGACTCGTATCAGTGTGACCGTCGACGGTGTGAAGTACACCGACGAGGTCGAGCCCAGGACCCTGCTGGTCCACCACCTTCGCGAACGGCTCGGCAAGACGGGGACCGTCGTCGGCTGCGACACGAGCAACTGCGGCGCCTGCACCGTGCACCTCGACGGGATCAGCGTGAAGTCGTGCAACGTGCTGGCCGTGCAGGCCGACGGTCACGAGGTGACGACCATCGAGGGTCTCGCCAAGGGCGGCGAGCTGCACCCGGTGCAGCAGGCGTTCCACGAGTGCCACGCCCTGCAGTGCGGCTACTGCACGCCGGGCATGATCATGCAGACCTGCAGCCTGCTCAGCGAGAACCCCGACCCGAGCGAGAGCGAGATCCGCGAGGGCCTCGAGGGCAATCTCTGCCGGTGCACCGGCTACCACAACATCGTCAAGGCGGTGCAGCAGGCGGCCAAGGCCGGCTCGGGTGCCTCGTCGCAGGGCACGGATGCCGGTGGGTCGGGTGTCGCCGACGGCAGCCCGGCCGAGACGGCCGAGGCCGAGCAGACGGTGGGGGCGACGGCATGA
- a CDS encoding SRPBCC family protein, translating into MDLTHSFTVPTSVDEAWSLFMDLEKVGSCFPGATVTEVRDDGFSGTVKVKLGPIAMLYSGSGSFVERDDDAKMAVIEAKGKDKRGNGTAGATVTIQLSPDGSGARADVVTDLAVTGKPAQFGRGVMQDVSDKLLQAFVACVEKQLGGGEASGGGVTSTSPDAGQPAPAPTGPPPSAGEPASVMEEESEFVETASDALASDTASTAAPAAPKAVPTVGRVAALADDDDGALDLGSAVIPVLARRYAPLAGAAVAGILVGWLAGRRR; encoded by the coding sequence ATGGACCTCACGCACTCCTTCACCGTCCCCACCTCCGTCGACGAGGCCTGGAGCCTCTTCATGGACCTCGAGAAGGTCGGCAGCTGCTTCCCCGGCGCGACCGTCACCGAGGTGCGCGACGACGGCTTCTCGGGCACCGTCAAGGTCAAGCTCGGCCCGATCGCCATGCTCTACAGCGGCAGTGGGTCGTTCGTCGAGCGTGACGACGACGCCAAGATGGCCGTCATCGAGGCCAAGGGCAAGGACAAGCGCGGCAACGGCACCGCCGGTGCGACCGTCACCATCCAGCTCTCGCCCGACGGCTCGGGCGCCCGTGCCGACGTCGTCACCGACCTCGCCGTCACCGGCAAGCCCGCGCAGTTCGGCCGCGGCGTCATGCAGGACGTCAGCGACAAGCTGCTCCAGGCCTTCGTGGCCTGCGTCGAGAAGCAGCTCGGCGGCGGCGAGGCGTCGGGGGGCGGTGTCACATCGACCAGCCCGGATGCCGGTCAGCCGGCTCCGGCGCCCACCGGACCCCCGCCGTCGGCGGGCGAACCCGCCTCCGTCATGGAGGAGGAGAGCGAGTTCGTCGAGACGGCGAGCGACGCCCTCGCGAGCGACACGGCATCCACCGCGGCTCCGGCCGCACCCAAGGCCGTCCCGACGGTGGGTCGCGTGGCAGCGCTCGCCGATGACGACGACGGGGCCCTCGACCTCGGCTCGGCCGTGATCCCGGTGCTCGCCCGTCGCTACGCCCCGCTCGCCGGGGCGGCGGTGGCCGGCATCCTCGTCGGCTGGCTCGCCGGACGCCGTCGCTGA
- a CDS encoding SDR family oxidoreductase, with translation MSRVVVIGGHGKVALLAAPLLSEAGHEVISVIRNPEHEADVRDARAEPVVADVESASTGQMVDLVRGADVVVWSAGAGGGSPERTYAVDRDAAIRSMEAARQAGVQRYVMVSYFGAGPDHGVPEDNSFFAYAEAKTAADEHLASTELRWTILRPSGLTLDEPTGLVEFGDDVEAGHVSRANVARVIAAVVDAPDSTSGRELAFNDGDRPISELVGG, from the coding sequence ATGTCTCGCGTCGTCGTCATCGGTGGCCACGGCAAGGTGGCGTTGCTCGCAGCGCCGCTGCTGTCGGAGGCCGGCCACGAGGTCATCTCCGTCATCCGCAACCCCGAGCACGAGGCCGACGTGCGGGACGCCCGCGCCGAGCCCGTCGTCGCCGACGTCGAGTCGGCGTCGACCGGGCAGATGGTCGACCTGGTGCGCGGCGCGGACGTCGTCGTGTGGTCGGCCGGTGCCGGCGGGGGCAGCCCGGAACGCACCTACGCGGTCGACCGTGACGCCGCGATCCGGTCGATGGAGGCCGCGCGGCAGGCCGGCGTGCAGCGGTACGTCATGGTCAGCTACTTCGGTGCCGGCCCCGACCACGGCGTGCCGGAGGACAACTCGTTCTTCGCCTACGCCGAGGCCAAGACGGCGGCCGACGAGCACCTCGCCTCGACCGAGCTGCGGTGGACGATCCTGCGCCCGAGCGGCCTGACCCTCGACGAGCCGACCGGGCTCGTGGAGTTCGGTGACGACGTCGAGGCGGGGCACGTGTCGCGCGCGAACGTGGCGCGGGTCATCGCCGCCGTCGTCGACGCCCCCGACTCGACGTCCGGCCGCGAACTCGCCTTCAACGACGGTGACCGCCCGATCTCCGAGCTCGTCGGCGGCTGA
- the mgrA gene encoding L-glyceraldehyde 3-phosphate reductase produces the protein MTMHADDYQADRSRYDSMTYRRTGRSGLDLPAVSLGLWHNFGDDVPLESQRATLRRAFDLGVTHFDLANNYGPPYGSAERNFGTIYAQDFRRYRDELVLSSKAGYDMWPGPYGQGGGSRKYVLASLDQSLQRMGVDYVDIFYSHRFDDTTPLEETMGALDTAVRQGKALYVGISSYSGPRTREAVGILRELGTPLIIHQPSYSMLNRWVEEDLLDVLGEEGVGCIAFSPLAQGMLTDKYLDGVPEGSRAAQGKSLSPDLLTEQNLTHIRALNDMAQSRGQSLAQLALAWVLRDPRVTSVLIGASSVRQLEDSLGALGNLDFSDDELERIDQHAVEGGINLWKTSSSH, from the coding sequence ATGACGATGCACGCCGACGACTACCAGGCCGACCGCTCGCGCTACGACTCGATGACCTACCGCCGCACCGGCCGCAGCGGGCTGGACCTGCCGGCCGTGTCGCTGGGGCTGTGGCACAACTTCGGCGACGACGTGCCGCTGGAGAGCCAGCGCGCCACGCTGCGCCGCGCCTTCGACCTCGGCGTGACCCACTTCGACCTCGCCAACAACTACGGACCGCCCTACGGCAGTGCCGAGCGCAACTTCGGCACGATCTACGCGCAGGACTTCCGGCGCTACCGCGACGAGCTCGTCCTCTCGAGCAAGGCCGGCTACGACATGTGGCCCGGGCCGTACGGCCAGGGCGGCGGCAGCCGCAAGTACGTGCTCGCCTCGCTCGACCAGTCGCTGCAGCGCATGGGTGTCGACTACGTCGACATCTTCTACAGCCACCGCTTCGACGACACGACCCCGCTCGAGGAGACGATGGGCGCCCTCGACACCGCGGTGCGGCAGGGCAAGGCGCTCTACGTCGGCATCTCGAGCTACTCCGGCCCGCGCACCCGCGAGGCGGTCGGCATCCTGCGTGAGCTCGGGACGCCGCTGATCATCCACCAACCCAGCTACTCGATGCTCAACCGCTGGGTCGAGGAGGACCTGCTCGACGTGCTCGGCGAGGAAGGCGTGGGCTGCATCGCGTTCTCGCCGCTGGCGCAGGGCATGCTCACCGACAAGTACCTCGACGGCGTGCCCGAGGGCTCGCGCGCGGCGCAGGGCAAGTCGCTCTCGCCCGACCTGCTGACGGAGCAGAACCTCACCCACATCCGTGCGCTCAACGACATGGCGCAGTCGCGTGGCCAGTCGTTGGCCCAGCTCGCGCTGGCGTGGGTGCTGCGCGACCCGCGGGTGACCTCGGTGCTCATCGGCGCGTCGTCGGTGCGTCAGCTCGAGGACAGCCTCGGCGCCCTCGGCAACCTCGACTTCAGCGACGACGAGCTGGAGCGCATCGACCAGCACGCGGTCGAGGGTGGCATCAACCTCTGGAAGACCTCCTCCTCGCACTGA
- a CDS encoding FAD binding domain-containing protein, with amino-acid sequence MIPASFDYLAPTTVEEALAALAEHGDEAKVLGGGQSLLPILRMRLNAPGVVVDLGRVEALRGIREEGDEVVIGSMATYADVLASDVVSTHAALLAKAVKTVADPQIRHRGTVGGALVHADPAGDVGAPVLALGARLVIAGEGGQTRTVEADDFFEDLFTTAVGDGELLTEVRIPKHTGWGAHYEKFVRVSHQWSIVGVAAAVRTDGGSIAEARVGLTNMGSTPLRAKAVEAALVGRPATDEAVREAVAAVTDGTNPPSDLNGDADYRRHLATVLTRRAVLAAAGA; translated from the coding sequence GTGATCCCCGCATCCTTCGACTACCTCGCCCCGACGACGGTCGAGGAGGCGCTCGCCGCCCTCGCCGAGCACGGTGACGAGGCCAAGGTGCTCGGCGGCGGGCAGTCGCTGCTGCCGATCCTGCGCATGCGCCTCAACGCCCCCGGGGTCGTCGTCGACCTCGGGCGCGTCGAGGCCCTGCGCGGCATCCGTGAGGAGGGCGACGAGGTCGTCATCGGCTCCATGGCCACCTACGCCGACGTGCTCGCCTCGGACGTGGTCAGCACCCACGCGGCGCTGCTGGCCAAGGCGGTCAAGACCGTCGCCGACCCGCAGATCCGCCACCGGGGGACCGTCGGCGGCGCGCTCGTGCACGCCGACCCGGCGGGCGACGTGGGCGCGCCCGTGCTCGCCCTCGGTGCCCGGCTCGTCATCGCCGGCGAGGGCGGTCAGACCCGCACGGTCGAGGCCGACGACTTCTTCGAGGACCTCTTCACGACGGCGGTCGGCGACGGCGAGCTGCTCACCGAGGTGCGCATCCCGAAGCACACCGGGTGGGGCGCGCACTACGAGAAGTTCGTGCGCGTGAGCCACCAGTGGTCGATCGTCGGGGTCGCCGCCGCGGTGCGCACCGACGGCGGCTCGATCGCCGAGGCCCGGGTCGGCCTGACCAACATGGGCTCGACCCCGTTGCGCGCCAAGGCCGTCGAGGCAGCGCTCGTCGGACGACCGGCGACCGACGAGGCGGTGCGTGAGGCGGTGGCCGCGGTCACCGACGGGACGAACCCGCCCTCCGACCTCAACGGCGACGCCGACTACCGCCGGCACCTCGCCACGGTGCTGACCCGGCGGGCCGTCCTGGCGGCGGCGGGCGCGTGA
- a CDS encoding glycosyltransferase family 2 protein, giving the protein MSVLALIPAHDEAANIAATVASLLGQTTPPDRVVVVADNCTDDTAAVADSAGATVFTTVGNTDRKAGALNQALGSMTDLPEHVLVMDADTTLAPRFVEAAVQRLGTDAGIAAIGGIFQGPQPTSLVETAQANEYARYARELGRTGRVMVLSGTATVFRRTTIEAVRAARGTTLPGIRGDFYRTNALTEDNEITLAVKTLGLTVESPRECVSTTELMPGFGPLHRQRLRWYRGAMEDLLTYGFTTATRRYWGQQAMLALGTLMMSLYLLLTVQGAVTGTLGLSPWWMLLGAVFWAEKLVTAWGAGPRGRLLAALLVPELVYDLFLQATLVRALLQTVRRREAVWHHDTSLTPLTTQGA; this is encoded by the coding sequence CCGACAACTGCACCGACGACACGGCGGCCGTCGCCGATAGCGCCGGCGCCACCGTCTTCACGACGGTCGGCAACACCGACCGCAAGGCCGGGGCTCTCAACCAGGCTCTCGGCTCGATGACCGACCTGCCCGAGCACGTCCTCGTCATGGACGCGGACACCACGCTCGCCCCGCGCTTCGTCGAGGCGGCCGTGCAGCGCCTCGGTACCGACGCCGGCATCGCCGCGATCGGCGGCATCTTCCAGGGCCCGCAGCCGACGAGCCTCGTCGAGACCGCGCAGGCCAACGAGTACGCCCGCTACGCCCGCGAGCTCGGCCGCACCGGACGCGTCATGGTGCTCTCGGGCACCGCCACCGTCTTCCGCCGCACGACCATCGAGGCGGTCCGAGCGGCCCGTGGAACGACGCTGCCCGGCATCCGCGGCGACTTCTACCGCACCAACGCGCTGACCGAGGACAACGAGATCACCCTCGCCGTCAAGACGCTCGGCCTGACCGTCGAGTCGCCCCGCGAGTGCGTCTCGACGACCGAGCTCATGCCCGGCTTCGGCCCCCTGCACCGGCAGCGCCTCCGCTGGTACCGCGGCGCCATGGAGGACCTGCTCACCTACGGCTTCACCACGGCCACCCGCCGCTACTGGGGCCAGCAGGCGATGCTCGCGCTCGGCACGCTCATGATGAGCCTCTACCTGCTGCTCACCGTGCAGGGAGCCGTGACCGGCACCCTCGGCCTGTCGCCCTGGTGGATGCTGCTCGGCGCCGTGTTCTGGGCCGAGAAGCTCGTCACCGCCTGGGGCGCCGGCCCCCGCGGGCGGCTGCTCGCCGCCCTCCTCGTCCCGGAGCTGGTCTACGACCTGTTCCTCCAGGCCACGCTCGTCCGCGCCCTGCTGCAGACCGTGCGCCGTCGTGAGGCCGTCTGGCACCACGACACCTCCCTGACCCCCCTCACCACGCAAGGAGCCTGA